A DNA window from Bdellovibrio sp. BCCA contains the following coding sequences:
- a CDS encoding PilZ domain-containing protein, with the protein MAHPKIWFILSEGQVTGPYDHEEIEARLNSAKEPQIWGRGQSEWMTPSRWRQSLKEAFQITPPSAESQGIWKMRIEGQEKSPMKYSDMIAHLKTLKDYSAVDLLPEGSSSWKEVYAIPRVVEDLGISRRSHPRVPIVGTLKCESDKGEFTCRVISISEGGLGVNDARNLQIGERFESTLTSPNLFVTITATCEVVYVGNDGYAGLRFVGLPTEFKSSIIEYVNKFATT; encoded by the coding sequence GTGGCGCATCCAAAGATTTGGTTTATTCTCAGCGAAGGTCAAGTAACGGGACCTTACGATCATGAAGAGATCGAAGCACGTTTAAATTCTGCAAAGGAACCGCAGATCTGGGGGCGTGGTCAATCTGAATGGATGACTCCTTCGCGCTGGAGACAATCTCTTAAAGAAGCGTTCCAAATCACACCTCCGTCAGCGGAATCCCAAGGCATTTGGAAAATGCGCATTGAGGGGCAAGAAAAAAGCCCGATGAAGTATTCAGATATGATTGCTCATCTTAAGACCCTTAAAGATTACTCTGCAGTGGATCTTCTCCCTGAAGGCAGTTCTTCTTGGAAAGAGGTTTATGCCATCCCACGTGTTGTGGAAGATTTGGGCATCAGTCGTCGATCCCATCCGCGCGTCCCAATCGTTGGAACCTTGAAATGTGAAAGCGACAAAGGTGAATTCACTTGCCGCGTGATTTCTATTAGCGAAGGCGGCTTGGGTGTCAATGATGCGCGCAACCTGCAAATTGGTGAGCGTTTCGAATCCACTCTGACCAGTCCGAATTTATTTGTCACCATCACGGCCACTTGTGAGGTCGTCTATGTGGGAAATGATGGATATGCGGGTCTTCGTTTTGTTGGACTTCCTACAGAGTTTAAAAGTTCCATCATTGAGTACGTGAATAAATTTGCCACCACTTAG
- a CDS encoding NADPH-dependent FMN reductase — protein sequence MKYIIAGTDRPDSNTLKVSKYIQAIYKNLGEDVEIMDLKVMKKDLHDDMQYGKTSESLKPYLEKIAKSEGLIVVCPEYNGSMPGVLKYFIDHWRYPESFEFRPVCFVGLGGMFGALRPVEHLQQVFGYRNSFIYPERVFIMNVHKVLSADGQVQDDMIKQLLVKQAEGFQKFTQALSSFKIDANAVIEQKKQPSARG from the coding sequence ATGAAGTACATTATCGCTGGAACAGATCGCCCTGATTCGAACACTCTGAAAGTTTCAAAATACATCCAAGCCATCTACAAAAACTTGGGTGAAGATGTCGAGATCATGGATCTTAAAGTGATGAAAAAAGATCTTCACGATGACATGCAATACGGAAAAACCAGCGAAAGTTTAAAGCCGTATCTGGAAAAGATCGCAAAGAGCGAAGGTTTGATTGTTGTTTGTCCCGAGTACAATGGCTCTATGCCGGGCGTTCTTAAGTACTTTATCGATCACTGGCGTTATCCCGAGTCTTTTGAATTTCGTCCGGTATGTTTCGTAGGTCTTGGCGGAATGTTTGGTGCTCTTCGCCCAGTGGAACATCTGCAGCAAGTTTTCGGATACAGAAATTCCTTTATCTATCCAGAGCGCGTTTTCATTATGAATGTGCATAAAGTACTAAGTGCTGACGGACAGGTGCAGGACGACATGATTAAGCAGCTTTTGGTCAAACAAGCCGAGGGCTTCCAAAAGTTCACGCAGGCTTTAAGTTCATTTAAGATTGATGCTAACGCGGTTATCGAGCAAAAGAAGCAGCCGTCGGCTCGCGGTTAA
- a CDS encoding potassium transporter Kup translates to MLSLGALGVVFGDIGTSPLYALRECFGEYGLAPTPENVIGILSLIFWTLITVICIKYMAFVMRADNKGEGGILSLMALAVRSQHNKDVTHRRWIMTILGLFGAALLYGDGIITPAVSVLSAMEGLSLVAPNLESFVIPLTIFVMNALFLMQKYGTGRIGVIFGPILLIWFVALGALGINGMSENLHIFEALLPHHAFEFFFRNGWHGFIVLGSVFLVVTGGEALYADMGHFGKRPIRLAWFTIALPALTLNYFGQGALLLNHPDAVSNPFYLLAPKWALLPMVILATLATVIASQALISGVFSITRQAIQLGFCPRISIIHTSSQEIGQIYVPAVNWALFAGVIWLVLTFKTSSNLAAAYGIAVTGTMVITTVLAYEVARQKWNWSLLKASSIFGAFLIMDMAFFGANARKITHGGWVPLVIGAIIYLLMTTWQKGRQVLFRRLKERSMPIEEFCQKILREPPLRAPGTAIYMTGDPWGVPVPLLHNLKHNKVLHQRVAILTIQTREVPFVTKKDRISIQEVIPNMYRILAYYGFMETPKMKHILEACRQKDINFNVHDTTFVLGRETIIADKGPNNSDEPGMSHWRERLFAVMSKNAQRPTAFFRIPPNQVIEVGIQVEI, encoded by the coding sequence ATGCTCTCGCTGGGGGCTCTTGGTGTGGTCTTTGGGGACATCGGAACGAGTCCTCTATACGCCCTTCGTGAGTGCTTTGGAGAATACGGTCTCGCACCCACGCCGGAAAACGTGATCGGAATTCTTTCTCTGATTTTCTGGACTCTTATCACCGTGATTTGCATCAAGTACATGGCGTTCGTGATGAGAGCAGACAATAAAGGGGAGGGAGGAATTCTCTCTTTGATGGCTCTTGCTGTTCGCAGTCAGCACAATAAAGACGTCACTCATCGTCGTTGGATCATGACCATCTTAGGACTTTTCGGTGCGGCTCTTTTATACGGAGACGGAATTATCACTCCCGCCGTTTCGGTTTTATCTGCGATGGAAGGTCTCTCTCTTGTCGCGCCCAATTTAGAATCCTTCGTCATTCCTTTAACCATCTTCGTGATGAATGCCCTGTTCTTGATGCAAAAATACGGCACGGGTCGTATTGGTGTGATCTTCGGCCCCATCCTTCTGATCTGGTTCGTTGCCCTCGGGGCTTTAGGCATCAACGGCATGTCTGAAAATCTTCACATCTTTGAAGCTCTTCTTCCGCACCATGCGTTTGAATTCTTCTTCCGCAATGGCTGGCATGGCTTTATCGTTCTTGGTTCTGTGTTCCTAGTCGTAACAGGTGGTGAGGCCCTTTACGCTGACATGGGACACTTTGGAAAAAGACCGATCCGTTTGGCGTGGTTCACAATTGCGCTTCCAGCTTTGACTTTAAATTATTTCGGTCAAGGTGCTTTGCTCCTCAATCATCCGGATGCGGTTTCAAATCCGTTTTACCTTCTCGCTCCAAAGTGGGCGCTTCTTCCGATGGTTATCTTAGCGACGTTAGCTACCGTGATCGCTTCGCAGGCTTTGATCTCGGGCGTATTTTCAATCACTCGCCAGGCCATTCAATTGGGTTTCTGTCCGCGTATTTCAATCATTCACACTTCAAGTCAGGAAATCGGTCAGATCTATGTGCCTGCCGTGAACTGGGCTCTTTTTGCGGGTGTTATCTGGCTTGTCTTAACATTTAAAACTTCCAGCAACTTGGCGGCAGCTTACGGTATCGCCGTGACGGGAACAATGGTCATCACGACAGTTCTTGCTTACGAAGTCGCCCGACAAAAATGGAATTGGAGCCTCCTAAAAGCTTCTTCTATCTTTGGCGCTTTCTTGATTATGGACATGGCTTTCTTCGGAGCCAATGCTCGTAAGATCACACACGGTGGCTGGGTGCCGCTCGTGATTGGTGCAATCATTTATCTTTTGATGACGACATGGCAAAAAGGCCGTCAGGTTTTATTCCGCCGTTTGAAAGAACGCTCCATGCCGATTGAAGAGTTCTGTCAGAAAATTTTGCGTGAGCCGCCTCTGCGCGCTCCAGGAACGGCGATCTATATGACCGGAGATCCTTGGGGTGTGCCAGTGCCGTTGCTTCACAATTTAAAACACAACAAGGTTCTGCATCAGCGTGTGGCGATTCTTACGATTCAAACGCGCGAAGTTCCTTTTGTGACGAAAAAAGATCGCATCTCCATTCAGGAAGTCATTCCGAATATGTACCGCATTCTTGCGTACTACGGATTTATGGAGACGCCGAAGATGAAACACATTCTTGAGGCGTGCCGACAAAAAGACATTAATTTCAACGTGCACGATACGACTTTTGTGTTAGGCCGTGAAACAATCATCGCCGATAAAGGCCCGAACAACAGTGATGAACCGGGGATGTCGCATTGGCGCGAGCGTCTTTTTGCCGTGATGTCGAAAAATGCGCAAAGACCAACGGCGTTCTTCCGTATTCCTCCGAATCAAGTGATTGAAGTGGGTATTCAAGTTGAAATCTAA